The DNA segment CGTTCGCTTATGCAAGGTGATGAACCAACGATAAATATGCTATCATTTATAAAAAAGGGGTCTAATGAGTAGCCATCGATATTGCAGTTAATGCTATTATTGCTTTCATTCGGTATATGAAATTCCTGTGTGTGCCCCAATGTGTCTATAGAAATAATTTCCCTGTCAACCAATTTTGAGCCGGCCATATTTCTTGTCGATAATATCGCAATGTCATTGGAATATATAATGCCAGCTATATTACGCCAAGATGGTATTGCCTTAAGCCATCTCATTTCTTTAGTTAACAAATTATACAGAGATGTGTGATCATTTTTGGAATTAACCAATATGTGGTGACCATTATTGAAAAAACCATGGCATTCATCATAACGAATGGTAGATTCTATGATCTTATTGTTTTGTAGATTTATGATGATAGAACTATCACGAGAACATACGGATAAATATTTATCATCCGGTGAACTTCGCATTGAAATTATATGTTTAAAGCTAATATTGTCATGTATGAAGTATTTATTCACTAAACCTGTTTTACCGTAAGTGTATCGAAACAACGAATCATTTTTTATTAAATATATTAAAAACTGATCAGTATTTAAATCAAATTGGTAGCACCAGTTATTTACACCCATTGACAGGGAAAAAGTATCCGTTTGTTCTTTTGAAGTAATACTAAAAGAGTATGGAGGTGACCAATAACGGTCATAAGAAAAACCAACGAAGTATTTATTTCTTGTTTGAACTAAAATGACTTGCACACCATATTTGGTAGTATGAATTACATCTCCGCTATTGTCTATAATTTGTAAATTGGATATATAATAAGGAGAATCGTAGGCTTCGTGGTAATCGCCTGCTAATAAACATTTATTTTGAATTCTAAAGTATGTGCTGTTCAAAACGTAAGAGAAACCGTTTGGGTCATTTTTATTTAATTTAGGTTTAGGTTGATGCTTAGATTTTATTGACTTTTTTAGCACCCCATTTACATATAAATGCGCGCCCATGCTATCAATGCCCCAAAAAGCAATATTAGGCAAGGTATTGGCCAGTTGATTCAAGTTTGAATAACGGCCAATCATCTCAACTTTGCCTTGCCCGTAAACGGTACAAAAGATCAACAGGCAACAGGTAAAAAGAAAAGTATTTCGCATGGTTACTTTTGTTAGTTGGTTAATTTACCAATGCCAATATTGATTCTTTTCAAACATTCCTCTTTCCCCAGTATCTCCGCCAGTTCCGTGGCCCCGCCGGGGGTGACCTCGCGACCGGAGAGGGCTATGCGCAGCGGCGTAAGGAAGGTGTTGGCCTTGATCCCCAGCGTCTCCACCACCGCATACAGCGCCTGCTTGATGGTCTCATGGTCAAATTTCTCCAGCTTTTCCAGCTCCGCCTGGCAGGTCTTCAAATATTCCAGCGAATTCACCAGGTCGGTCTTGGCCTTCTTGTTGATGAACATTTCCCTGGCGTATTCCGGAAGAACGTCTATGAAATCAATTCTTGCCGGGATGTCCGACAGCACCACGGTGCGCTGCTGCATCAGACCGGCCAGCTTGTGCAGATCTACTCCAGACCGCTTGACAGCCTGCTGCAGCCAGGGCAGGGCAGCCTGGTAAAAATCTTCCGGAGTCATCTTGCGGATATATTCACCGTTCATCCATTTCAGCTTCTCCACGTCAAATATGGCCGGGGACTTGCTTAAACCCGCCACGGAAAAGGCTTCGGTCAGTTCGGCCAGCGAGAAGATCTCCCGGTCGTCCTTGGAATTCCAGCCCAGCAGGGCGATGTAATTGACGATGGCCTCGGTCAGAAAGCCCTTGGTGTAAAAGTCGTCAAAAGAGGCGTCGCCGGATCGCTTGGAAAGTTTTTTGCCGTCGGGTCGGATGATCTGCGAGACGTGGACGTATTTCGGTTCTTCCCAGCCGAATGAGCGGTACAGCAGGCAGTATTTGGGGGATTGTGAAAGATACTCGTTGCCCCGGATCACGTGGCTGATGCCCATCAGGTGGTCGTCCACCACGTTGGCAAAGTTGTAGGTGGGCAGGCCGTCGGTCTTTAGCAGCACGTTCTCATCCAGCTGGCTGTTCTCCACGGTGATCTCGCCGTAGACCTCGTCTTTGAACCCGGTCTGGCCGGAGGGCGGGATATTCTGCCGGATGATGTAAGGGTCGCCGTTGGCTATTCTTTTTTTGATCTCGTCCGGGGTCAGTTTTTTACACAGCCCGTCGTATTTGAATATCTCCTTGCGGTCCTCGGCCTCTTTTCTGAGCTTGTCCAGACGCTCCTGAGAGCAGAAGCAGTAATAGGCTCCGCCCAGTTCCACTAATTTTTGGGCCTGCTCCAGATACAGGGCCTTGCGCTGGCTTTGGACATAGGGGCCGAAGGCGCCGCCAATATCAGGGCCTTCGTCATAGTGCAGTCCGGCCATCTTCAGGGTGCGGTAGATGACCTCCACCGCGCCGTCGACATAGCGTTCCTGGTCGGTATCCTCTATCCGCAGGATGAACTGGCCGTTGCTCTGCTTGGCCAACAGATAGGCATAAAGGGCGGTGCGAAGGCCGCCAATGTGCATGTAGCCGGTGGGGCTGGGGGCAAAGCGGGTGCGGACGGTAGGCATTTTACTGTCGTTTGGGATTTGATGTTTGGGATTAGGGGTTGGGGGGCGCTTGTCATCCTGAGACTTGTCCTGAGCCGGGCTGCTGCATTACTGACGAAGGAAATATGCCGTGCTTGACAAACCGAAGGATGCTCTTTCATCCCTCATTCAGCTAAGCGGGAAGGCGCCTCGGGATGACAGCGGATAAGTTAAATAATGATACCAAATATGCCGGGCAAAGTCAAAGGTAAATGCCACTAATTCAAAGGGTTTATTGATATTTTATTAGCTTGATTTTAGGAAATAAATATGATATAATAAATGTTTGCATTAAAGTCATATTTGTAACCCATTAAACTGCATTAGGTTATATATGAAGCCTCAAGCCAGGCCCAACATCCAGGGCATCAGCCCATACATCCCCGGCAAGCCCATCGAAGAAGTGCGCCGGGAGCTGGGCATCAGGGGCCAGATCATCAAGCTGGCCTCCAACGAAAACCCGCTGGGTCCTTCGCCCAAGGCGGTCAAAGCTTTGCGCAAGTCGCTTAAGGAGATCAACCTATACCCCGATGACGGGTGCTTTGCCCTGAGCAAGAGGCTGGCCAGCCACCTGGGAGTCAACGAGGACCAGCTGATCTTCGGCAACGGCTCGGTGGACGTGATTGAGTTCATCACCAAGACCTTCGTGGCTCCCGGCGACCATGTGGTCATCGCCGAGGGGGCCTTCATCATGTACAAGATAGCGGCCAAGATGGCCGACGCCAGGCCTTCGCTGATCCCCCTGAAAAATTACGTCCACGACCTGGACGCCATGGCGGCGGCGGTCACCCCCCAGACCAAGGTGGTCTACATCGCCAACCCCAACAATCCCACCGGCACCATGCTTACCGAAGCCCAGGTCAAGGCTTTCATGAAGAAGGTTCCGGAGAGCTGCGTGGTGGTTTTTGACGAGGCCTATTCCGAATACATCGACCGGCCGGATTTCCCAAATACCATCAAACTGCTCAAGGACTGGCCCAACGCCATAGTGCTTCACACCTTTTCCAAGATCTACGGCCTGGCCGGATTGAGGGTGGGCTACGGGGTGGGAAGCCCCGAGCTGATCTCCCAGATCCGCAAGGTGCGCCTGCCTTTCAACATCAGCCTGAGCGGACAGGTGGCCTGTCTGGCGGCCCTGGATGATTCCAAACATCTGGCCAAAAGCAAAAAGCTCAACTCCGAGGGCAGGGAATACCTTTACAAGCAATTACAGTCCTTAGGGGTTTCCTATGTTCCGTCCGAAGGGAACTTCATCCTGATAGATCCCAAGACGGACTCCATGCCGGTCTTTACCGCCCTGCAGAAACTGGGGGTCATCGTCCGGCCGGTCAAGAACTACGGATACCAGACCGAACTGCGGGTGACCATCGGCACCGCCCGCCAGAACAGGAAGCTGATCGGGGCGCTGAAGCAGGTGCTGAAATAGGGTCTTTTCAATCAACCGGCGACAATCAGCAATGTTCCATTGGCGGTACCCAGTATCCACTAGTCAGTAATCTAAAACCGGTGAATACTGAATACTGGATAGTGAATAGTGGATAGTCCAAAACGACTTTATAATCTGTAACAAGCAATTCAGTTGATGTCTCGCAAACCGGTGATAGCCATAGACGGCCCGGCGGCCTCCGGCAAAAGTACTACCGCCAGGATGGTTGCCCAAAAGCTGGGGTACCTGTACATCGACACCGGGGCCATGTACCGGGCGGCCGGTTTAAAGGCCCTGCGTCTGGGGATCTCATTCAGCGACCGGGAAGCCATCGCCAAAATGATGGAACAGACGGACATCAGCCAGAAACCTTCTTCCTCGGGGCCGGTCACTTTCCTGGACGGGGTTGACGTCAGCGGGCTGATCCGCAGCCCGGAGGTCTCCCAGGCGGCCTCGGACATCTCGGCCATTACTTCGGTCCGCCAAAGGCTGGTGGCGCTGCAGCAGCAGATGGGCCGGGAGGGCGGGGTGGTGATGGAGGGCCGGGACATAACCACGGTGGTCTTTCCCACGGCCGAGGTCAAGGTCTTTATGAAAGCCTCCATTCAAGAAAGGGCTTGCAGGCGCAAAGCCGAACTGGAGGCCAAGGGCATGACCATGGACCTGAAAGAACTGGAGAAGCAGATAGAGAACCGCGACCGGCAGGACAGCCAGAGGGCCGACAGCCCCCTGACCTGCACCCCGGATTCATTGGTAATAGATACTTCAACCCTGACCATAGCCCAGCAGGTGGAGATGGTGATAGCCCGGGCGGAAAAGATCCAAAAGGAGCAGGCATGATCTGGGAAAGCCGGGCCTTCAATTCCCGGGCATACCGGCTGACTTGGTACTGCCTGGACATAGTTTTCAACGCGCTTTTCCGGTGGAAGGTGGAGGGCAGGGAGAACATCCCCCGGCAGGGGCCCCTGATAATCGCCTCCAACCACATCGCCCTGATCGATCCTCCATACATAGGGGCCTGCGTGCCCAGGGAGATCGCCTTCATGGCCAAGAAGGAGCTGTTCGCCTTTCCCCCCTTGAGGGCTTTGATCTGTTCGCATAACGCCTTTCCCATCAGGCGGGGCGGATGGGATTCCCAGGTCTTCAGGCTGCTTAAGGACAAACTGGGCCAGGGCCTGGCGGTGCTGGTCTTTCCCGAGGGCACCCGCAGCCGGACCGATGAGTTCCTGGAACCAAAACCGGGCATCGGACTTCTGGTCAGACAGCAGCTGGTTCCGGTGGTTCCCTGTTTCATCCGGGGCACCAACCTGGGATGGAGGGACCTGTTTTCCGGAAAACACCAGATGACGACCCGGTTCGGCCGTCCGATAACCCCGGCCGAAATAGAAGCGTTCCCTGCCGACAAGGAAGGGTACATCGGCTTAAGCCGTTTGATCATGCAGAGGATAGCCGAGCTGAAGGAAAATTCCCGATGAAGATAAAAGTGGCCCAAAGCGCCGGGTTCTGCTTCGGGGTGAAGCGGGCGGTTAACATGGCCTTCGAGATAGCCAAGAAGTCTAAAAAGCCGGTATACACCCTGGGCCCCATCATTCACAATCCCCAGGTGGTGGCCC comes from the bacterium genome and includes:
- the gltX gene encoding glutamate--tRNA ligase — its product is MPTVRTRFAPSPTGYMHIGGLRTALYAYLLAKQSNGQFILRIEDTDQERYVDGAVEVIYRTLKMAGLHYDEGPDIGGAFGPYVQSQRKALYLEQAQKLVELGGAYYCFCSQERLDKLRKEAEDRKEIFKYDGLCKKLTPDEIKKRIANGDPYIIRQNIPPSGQTGFKDEVYGEITVENSQLDENVLLKTDGLPTYNFANVVDDHLMGISHVIRGNEYLSQSPKYCLLYRSFGWEEPKYVHVSQIIRPDGKKLSKRSGDASFDDFYTKGFLTEAIVNYIALLGWNSKDDREIFSLAELTEAFSVAGLSKSPAIFDVEKLKWMNGEYIRKMTPEDFYQAALPWLQQAVKRSGVDLHKLAGLMQQRTVVLSDIPARIDFIDVLPEYAREMFINKKAKTDLVNSLEYLKTCQAELEKLEKFDHETIKQALYAVVETLGIKANTFLTPLRIALSGREVTPGGATELAEILGKEECLKRINIGIGKLTN
- a CDS encoding lysophospholipid acyltransferase family protein translates to MIWESRAFNSRAYRLTWYCLDIVFNALFRWKVEGRENIPRQGPLIIASNHIALIDPPYIGACVPREIAFMAKKELFAFPPLRALICSHNAFPIRRGGWDSQVFRLLKDKLGQGLAVLVFPEGTRSRTDEFLEPKPGIGLLVRQQLVPVVPCFIRGTNLGWRDLFSGKHQMTTRFGRPITPAEIEAFPADKEGYIGLSRLIMQRIAELKENSR
- the cmk gene encoding (d)CMP kinase, whose translation is MSRKPVIAIDGPAASGKSTTARMVAQKLGYLYIDTGAMYRAAGLKALRLGISFSDREAIAKMMEQTDISQKPSSSGPVTFLDGVDVSGLIRSPEVSQAASDISAITSVRQRLVALQQQMGREGGVVMEGRDITTVVFPTAEVKVFMKASIQERACRRKAELEAKGMTMDLKELEKQIENRDRQDSQRADSPLTCTPDSLVIDTSTLTIAQQVEMVIARAEKIQKEQA
- the hisC gene encoding histidinol-phosphate transaminase, which translates into the protein MKPQARPNIQGISPYIPGKPIEEVRRELGIRGQIIKLASNENPLGPSPKAVKALRKSLKEINLYPDDGCFALSKRLASHLGVNEDQLIFGNGSVDVIEFITKTFVAPGDHVVIAEGAFIMYKIAAKMADARPSLIPLKNYVHDLDAMAAAVTPQTKVVYIANPNNPTGTMLTEAQVKAFMKKVPESCVVVFDEAYSEYIDRPDFPNTIKLLKDWPNAIVLHTFSKIYGLAGLRVGYGVGSPELISQIRKVRLPFNISLSGQVACLAALDDSKHLAKSKKLNSEGREYLYKQLQSLGVSYVPSEGNFILIDPKTDSMPVFTALQKLGVIVRPVKNYGYQTELRVTIGTARQNRKLIGALKQVLK